A single region of the Biomaibacter acetigenes genome encodes:
- a CDS encoding UDP-N-acetylmuramoyl-L-alanyl-D-glutamate--2,6-diaminopimelate ligase: protein MKIGNLITKMSDIVYVKGPGDADISSVAYDSRMVSEGCLFVAIKGFNVDGHDFVPQAISRGAAAIIGEQDLDLPGIIYIRVRNSRKALAEASAWFYGYPSRKLGIIGVTGTNGKTTTTYLVKAMLDRAGYKTGVIGTIGNLIGDKILHAERTTPESLELNRLFLNMVQQGVNYVAMEVSSHSLKLHRVDGIDFQVGIFTNLTQDHLDFHKTFEDYYESKKKLFDLSRKAVVNVDDESGRKILQSIDIPAISYGIDTDADLRARNVNISLEGVFYDIEVKGEKFSISYHVPGRFSVYNSLAALGAGLALGIPMDTLIDALGKVRGVPGRFEPVIVGQDFAVIVDYAHTPDGLENVLKTIKSFARGRIITVFGCGGDRDRKKRPIMGSIASRLSDYCIITSDNPRSEEPEAIIDEIEKGVVSSNYEKIADRREAIAKAIEMAKKDDVILIAGKGHEDYQILKDRTIHFDDREVAAELLVKKGKLR, encoded by the coding sequence GTGAAAATAGGAAATCTCATAACAAAAATGTCAGATATTGTATATGTGAAAGGTCCCGGCGATGCGGATATATCTTCTGTGGCTTACGACTCCAGAATGGTTTCGGAAGGCTGTCTTTTCGTGGCTATTAAGGGGTTTAACGTGGATGGCCATGACTTTGTTCCCCAGGCGATTTCTAGAGGCGCTGCAGCGATAATAGGTGAACAGGATCTGGATTTGCCTGGCATTATATATATAAGGGTGAGGAACAGCCGAAAAGCTCTGGCTGAAGCTTCGGCATGGTTTTACGGCTATCCTTCCCGCAAACTCGGGATAATTGGAGTAACAGGTACCAACGGCAAGACCACCACCACTTATCTGGTTAAGGCCATGCTGGACCGGGCGGGCTACAAAACCGGAGTGATAGGTACCATCGGGAACCTCATAGGAGATAAAATTCTCCATGCGGAGCGGACTACGCCGGAATCCCTGGAACTCAACCGACTGTTCCTGAATATGGTGCAGCAGGGCGTGAATTATGTGGCTATGGAGGTATCTTCACATTCTCTGAAACTTCACCGGGTCGATGGCATTGATTTTCAGGTAGGTATATTTACCAATCTAACTCAGGACCATCTGGATTTTCACAAAACCTTTGAGGATTATTACGAATCCAAAAAGAAGCTTTTTGACCTTTCCAGAAAGGCAGTGGTAAATGTAGATGATGAGAGCGGGAGAAAGATTCTGCAGAGCATAGATATTCCGGCTATTTCTTACGGTATCGACACTGATGCGGATTTGAGAGCCAGGAATGTCAATATATCTCTCGAAGGAGTATTTTACGATATAGAGGTTAAAGGTGAAAAGTTCTCCATCTCATACCACGTTCCCGGAAGATTCAGTGTCTATAACTCCCTGGCAGCCCTGGGCGCGGGTCTTGCACTGGGGATTCCAATGGATACCCTGATAGATGCCCTGGGAAAAGTCAGGGGTGTTCCCGGAAGATTTGAACCTGTAATAGTGGGGCAGGATTTTGCGGTAATTGTTGACTATGCCCATACTCCCGACGGCCTGGAGAATGTGTTAAAGACTATAAAAAGCTTTGCCAGGGGTAGGATCATCACCGTTTTTGGATGTGGTGGAGACCGAGACCGCAAGAAGAGGCCGATTATGGGGAGCATTGCATCCCGGCTTTCTGATTATTGTATAATTACCAGCGACAATCCGAGAAGTGAGGAGCCTGAAGCTATTATAGACGAGATAGAAAAAGGTGTAGTGAGCAGCAATTATGAAAAGATTGCGGACAGGAGAGAGGCCATTGCAAAAGCCATAGAAATGGCAAAAAAAGACGATGTGATTTTGATAGCCGGAAAGGGCCATGAAGACTATCAGATTTTAAAGGATAGGACCATCCATTTTGACGATAGGGAAGTAGCAGCCGAGTTGCTGGTCAAGAAGGGGAAATTGAGATGA
- the murD gene encoding UDP-N-acetylmuramoyl-L-alanine--D-glutamate ligase has translation MDVRGKNVLIIGLARSGIAAAIELKKMGAKVTGNDAKPREDLKDIGPLESLGINLVCGGHPLKLLEDCDLVVVSPGVPNDLAILEEARKRDISVISELELGYWFAKATIIAVTGTNGKTTTTTLIGEILKNDGRNIAVAGNIGIPLVREIDEYGQKDYLVVEVSSFQLENIVHFKPKISVILNITEDHLNRHKTFENYIEAKARVMENQDEGDYTVLNFDDPIVSSLAKRAKSKVVFFSRQKELERGIFVKNGVIVIKENGNMYPILKTKELGIKGSHNLENALAAVSVAWITRVNLNNLAETLKDFHGVEHRLEFVATIDGVKYINDSKGTNPDAAQKAIEAVEEPIVLIAGGYDKKSDFTGFVKSFEGKVKKVILIGATADAIEKTARENGFFNTQRARSMQEAVDLASESAQPGDVVLLSPACASWDMFENFEERGRIFKEAVHSLKVKKG, from the coding sequence ATGGATGTAAGGGGTAAAAATGTGCTCATAATTGGCCTTGCCCGAAGCGGCATAGCGGCGGCCATAGAACTTAAAAAAATGGGCGCAAAAGTCACTGGCAACGATGCAAAGCCCAGGGAGGACCTGAAGGATATCGGTCCCCTGGAATCCCTTGGAATTAATCTGGTGTGCGGCGGCCATCCATTAAAATTGTTGGAAGACTGTGACCTTGTAGTGGTAAGCCCGGGAGTTCCCAATGACCTTGCCATTCTTGAAGAAGCCAGAAAGAGAGACATATCGGTTATAAGCGAACTGGAGCTGGGTTACTGGTTTGCAAAAGCCACGATCATTGCGGTGACCGGAACTAACGGCAAGACCACCACTACTACCCTCATTGGTGAAATTTTGAAGAATGATGGAAGGAATATTGCCGTAGCAGGGAATATAGGTATTCCCCTTGTACGGGAAATCGATGAATATGGTCAAAAGGATTATCTGGTAGTGGAAGTAAGTAGTTTCCAGTTGGAGAATATTGTGCATTTTAAGCCCAAAATAAGCGTAATATTAAATATTACCGAAGACCACCTGAACCGGCATAAAACTTTCGAAAACTATATAGAAGCCAAGGCAAGGGTTATGGAAAACCAGGATGAAGGAGATTATACGGTTTTAAATTTTGACGATCCCATTGTTTCATCCCTGGCAAAGAGGGCAAAGAGCAAGGTGGTATTTTTCAGCAGGCAGAAGGAACTGGAAAGGGGCATATTTGTCAAAAATGGTGTCATTGTTATTAAAGAGAATGGAAATATGTATCCAATTCTCAAAACTAAAGAATTGGGAATAAAGGGGTCTCACAATCTGGAGAATGCCCTGGCAGCTGTGAGCGTAGCGTGGATAACCAGAGTCAATCTAAACAATCTGGCCGAAACCCTTAAGGACTTTCACGGTGTGGAACACAGGCTGGAATTTGTAGCTACTATTGATGGAGTAAAATACATAAATGACTCTAAAGGAACAAACCCTGATGCGGCGCAAAAGGCCATAGAAGCCGTGGAAGAGCCCATAGTGCTAATAGCAGGGGGGTATGACAAGAAGAGTGATTTTACTGGTTTTGTAAAATCCTTTGAGGGTAAGGTGAAAAAAGTGATTCTTATCGGAGCCACTGCGGATGCTATTGAAAAAACTGCCCGGGAAAACGGTTTTTTCAATACCCAGAGGGCCAGATCTATGCAGGAAGCGGTGGACCTGGCAAGCGAATCAGCCCAGCCCGGTGATGTGGTGCTTTTGTCACCCGCTTGTGCCAGCTGGGATATGTTTGAAAACTTTGAGGAGCGGGGGCGGATTTTTAAAGAAGCTGTTCACTCTTTAAAAGTTAAAAAGGGGTGA
- the mraY gene encoding phospho-N-acetylmuramoyl-pentapeptide-transferase — translation MKTEFYAALFSFLIVAFFGIYTVPMLARLKFGQTVRADGPKRHFKKMGTPTMGGIMFIPAIAISALVFSHRSTNVLMAIFSMVAFALIGFVDDFIKIAKKRSLGLRANHKLLFQLIVSFILAFYAYSFYPGTTVLLAPGFSKGLNLGMMFIPFTVFVILGTVNSVNLTDGLDGLVSGIVVVISFFYTLISLFLGNYSLAVFGAAISGGCLGFLIYNHHPARVFMGDTGSLGLGGALAALAVLTGTQLYLILFGMIFIIETLSVILQVIFFRMTGKRIFKMSPIHHHFELVGWSEDKVVLFFWAFTIVTGILGIVLFNATGLR, via the coding sequence TTGAAAACCGAGTTTTACGCGGCTCTTTTCAGTTTTTTGATTGTGGCTTTTTTCGGTATATATACTGTGCCAATGCTTGCCAGATTGAAATTTGGTCAGACTGTAAGGGCTGACGGCCCCAAAAGGCACTTTAAAAAAATGGGCACACCAACCATGGGCGGAATAATGTTTATTCCGGCTATAGCCATTTCGGCGCTGGTTTTTTCCCATAGGTCTACAAATGTGTTAATGGCTATTTTCTCTATGGTTGCCTTTGCTCTGATCGGTTTTGTGGATGATTTTATTAAAATAGCAAAAAAAAGGTCTTTAGGCTTGAGGGCAAATCATAAACTGCTTTTTCAACTAATTGTTTCTTTCATCCTGGCTTTTTATGCCTACAGTTTTTATCCTGGAACCACCGTTCTGCTGGCACCGGGATTTTCGAAGGGTTTAAACCTGGGCATGATGTTTATTCCATTTACGGTATTTGTAATTCTCGGGACCGTCAATAGTGTGAATCTGACTGACGGCCTTGATGGACTTGTGTCGGGGATTGTTGTTGTCATTAGCTTTTTTTATACATTGATTTCACTTTTTTTGGGCAATTATAGTCTTGCAGTGTTTGGAGCGGCCATAAGCGGCGGTTGTCTGGGATTCTTGATATATAATCATCATCCTGCCAGGGTTTTTATGGGAGATACCGGTTCCCTAGGCCTGGGAGGAGCTCTGGCGGCCCTGGCAGTGCTTACGGGCACGCAGTTATATTTGATATTATTCGGCATGATTTTTATTATAGAAACTCTTTCCGTTATCCTTCAGGTGATTTTTTTTAGAATGACAGGAAAGAGAATTTTCAAAATGAGCCCTATTCATCATCACTTCGAACTTGTAGGATGGAGCGAGGACAAAGTGGTTTTGTTTTTTTGGGCTTTTACGATTGTTACCGGGATTCTGGGTATAGTACTTTTTAATGCAACTGGTTTAAGATAA
- the murG gene encoding undecaprenyldiphospho-muramoylpentapeptide beta-N-acetylglucosaminyltransferase, translating into MPRKRFILAGGGTGGHIYPAIAIASGLKRDFSDADIVFVGTDRGLERDLVPKAGFNLKKIRVKGFQRKLSLDTLSSIKEMFLGGLDSVKILRQIKPDLVIGTGGYVAGPVIFFASVMGIPTIIHEQNVKPGITNRFLSNFVDRVAISFQDSVKYFPKNKTVLTGNPVRPEIAGGNRIKALKEYGLAPDIPVVLCFGGSQGAARLNDAMIYVIEKVMRTKMFQVILVTGQRHYMNFTQLLENKGINTDALGHIKLKPYIYDMQDAYAAADLVIARAGAISISEITLCGKPAILIPFPNAAGHHQDYNAIFLKKNGAALVIEDKDLTGERLLKTIESIVLDKNKLSSMAAASRKLSQPDALEKILSEIKKLIG; encoded by the coding sequence ATGCCGAGGAAAAGATTTATTTTAGCCGGTGGAGGCACTGGAGGGCATATCTATCCTGCCATTGCCATAGCTTCAGGTCTTAAGCGGGATTTTTCCGATGCCGATATTGTTTTTGTCGGAACAGACAGGGGCCTTGAAAGGGATTTAGTGCCGAAAGCCGGATTTAATTTAAAAAAAATTAGAGTTAAAGGTTTTCAACGGAAGCTCTCTCTGGATACCCTTTCTTCGATAAAAGAAATGTTTCTTGGGGGCCTTGATTCTGTTAAAATATTAAGGCAAATCAAGCCGGACCTTGTTATCGGGACCGGGGGCTATGTGGCTGGTCCCGTCATATTTTTTGCATCGGTCATGGGTATCCCTACCATAATACATGAACAGAATGTCAAACCGGGCATTACCAACAGGTTCCTTTCAAACTTCGTGGATAGGGTAGCAATAAGCTTTCAGGATTCTGTAAAATATTTTCCTAAAAACAAGACTGTGTTGACGGGAAATCCCGTGAGGCCTGAAATAGCCGGGGGAAATCGGATAAAGGCATTGAAGGAATACGGTCTTGCGCCCGATATCCCGGTGGTGTTGTGTTTTGGAGGAAGTCAGGGAGCAGCCCGGCTGAACGATGCAATGATATATGTAATTGAGAAGGTCATGCGCACTAAAATGTTTCAGGTAATTCTGGTTACCGGGCAGAGACATTATATGAACTTTACCCAATTACTGGAAAATAAAGGAATAAATACAGATGCTTTGGGGCATATTAAATTAAAACCTTATATTTATGATATGCAGGATGCCTATGCAGCAGCGGATCTGGTTATAGCCCGGGCCGGAGCCATCAGCATTTCCGAGATTACCCTATGCGGCAAGCCGGCCATTCTAATACCATTTCCGAACGCTGCAGGCCATCATCAAGACTATAACGCCATCTTTTTGAAAAAAAATGGAGCTGCATTGGTCATAGAAGATAAGGACTTAACGGGTGAACGCCTGTTAAAAACCATAGAAAGCATCGTTCTGGACAAAAACAAGCTTTCCAGCATGGCTGCAGCCAGTAGGAAACTTTCACAACCCGATGCCCTGGAAAAAATACTGTCTGAAATAAAAAAACTCATCGGGTAA
- a CDS encoding UDP-N-acetylmuramoyl-tripeptide--D-alanyl-D-alanine ligase: MIPLKIEEVIKATSGFTDGVIEGVIKGVSTDSRNIKGGELFVPLAGENFDGHDFIKHALEKGAAAALCEMRKKGKLGPCNDRSLIIFVDNTQKALLMLAGYYRNLFNIPFVAVTGSVGKTTTKNMIAEVLKTRFEVLKTEGNFNNEIGLPLTLFCLDKRHQIGVVEMGMSGLGEIRRLSAVVKPNVSVITNIGVAHIEKLGSKQNIARAKMEILEPLKRDDLAVLNADSPELWEKRDDIVPRTVYFGLERGDVRVGNIESFGNNGIKFHIYGKYGDMRFEVPLPGSHNAKNAAAALAVGFELGLSEKQIQEGFSNLKAAKMRMEFKKSKTGAVIIDDTYNANPDSMKAALDILAESGRGKKKAAVLGDMRELGDYSKTAHREVGRYAADKTDILVAIGEFSGDMAEGFCEKRSDTNSLFKYNATSSAAKDIKKIVEDCDIILIKASRVMKLEEITMVLMGVLD, from the coding sequence ATGATTCCATTAAAAATAGAAGAAGTAATAAAGGCCACCTCGGGTTTTACGGACGGTGTTATTGAGGGCGTCATCAAAGGTGTATCTACCGATTCTAGAAACATAAAGGGCGGCGAGCTCTTTGTGCCTCTTGCAGGCGAAAATTTCGACGGCCATGATTTCATAAAACACGCACTGGAAAAGGGCGCGGCCGCCGCTTTATGCGAGATGCGCAAAAAGGGAAAACTTGGTCCATGTAATGACAGAAGTTTGATTATTTTTGTGGATAATACTCAAAAAGCCCTGCTCATGCTTGCCGGATATTACCGCAACCTTTTTAACATTCCTTTTGTAGCTGTTACGGGGAGCGTAGGAAAGACCACCACCAAGAATATGATTGCGGAAGTTTTAAAGACCAGGTTTGAGGTGCTGAAGACCGAGGGCAATTTCAACAATGAAATTGGACTTCCCCTTACTTTGTTTTGCCTTGATAAGCGCCACCAGATAGGCGTTGTGGAAATGGGCATGAGCGGATTGGGAGAAATTAGGCGTCTTTCAGCAGTGGTTAAACCCAATGTTTCGGTGATAACAAACATAGGAGTGGCTCACATAGAAAAACTCGGAAGCAAACAAAATATAGCCCGGGCAAAGATGGAAATACTGGAACCCCTGAAAAGGGACGATCTGGCGGTGCTGAATGCAGACAGCCCGGAGTTATGGGAAAAGAGGGATGACATAGTTCCCAGGACGGTTTATTTTGGCCTTGAAAGGGGCGATGTCAGGGTAGGAAATATAGAATCTTTTGGTAATAACGGGATAAAGTTTCATATATATGGCAAGTACGGAGATATGAGGTTTGAGGTGCCCCTGCCCGGGAGTCACAATGCGAAAAATGCGGCGGCTGCCCTGGCAGTGGGTTTTGAACTGGGTCTTTCTGAGAAGCAAATTCAAGAGGGATTTTCCAACCTGAAAGCCGCGAAGATGAGGATGGAATTTAAAAAGTCTAAAACAGGAGCTGTGATTATAGATGATACCTACAATGCCAATCCGGACTCCATGAAGGCTGCCCTGGATATACTGGCGGAAAGCGGCAGAGGTAAAAAGAAAGCTGCAGTTTTAGGGGATATGCGGGAACTCGGCGATTACTCAAAAACAGCCCATAGGGAAGTGGGCCGCTATGCTGCGGATAAAACCGATATTCTGGTCGCCATCGGAGAATTTTCCGGCGATATGGCTGAAGGGTTTTGTGAAAAGCGATCTGATACAAATAGTTTATTTAAATATAACGCCACAAGTAGTGCCGCGAAAGATATAAAAAAAATTGTCGAAGATTGTGATATAATCTTAATTAAGGCATCCCGGGTGATGAAGCTTGAGGAAATAACTATGGTTCTAATGGGGGTTTTAGATTGA
- the spoVE gene encoding stage V sporulation protein E: protein MRNQKPPDFAILFSSLTLLCFGIIMVFSSSSVWAYYLHKDSLYFLKRQMAWAALGFLAMIFFMNYDYWNIKKHEKIIVFFMFLLLLIVLIPGVGIELNGARRWIGVGSLTVQPSELAKLGMVIYLADGLERKQDKIRNFFTGILPFLIVTGLVCGLIVIEPHLSATVLVGMTAFVMLFAAGASMIQLFSLGTVGFAAVMVLIFTKGYRMGRFISFLNPWEDIQDKGYHIVQSLYALGSGGLIGVGLGHSRQKFFYLPEPQTDFIFAIIGEELGFLGACFVILLFMFFIWRGYRTALTAPDLFGKFLATGLTTLIALQFLINIAVVTASMPVTGMPLPFISYGGSSLIITMSQVGILLNISRYTEAK, encoded by the coding sequence ATGAGAAATCAAAAGCCTCCGGATTTTGCTATTCTTTTTTCTTCACTGACGCTTTTATGTTTTGGCATTATCATGGTTTTCAGTTCCAGCAGTGTGTGGGCATATTATTTGCACAAGGACAGCCTGTATTTTTTAAAACGGCAGATGGCCTGGGCAGCTCTGGGGTTTTTAGCCATGATATTTTTTATGAACTATGATTACTGGAATATTAAAAAACATGAGAAAATCATTGTTTTTTTTATGTTTTTGCTGCTCTTAATCGTGCTAATCCCGGGTGTAGGCATTGAGCTAAACGGAGCCAGGAGATGGATAGGGGTCGGCTCCCTCACCGTTCAACCTTCCGAGCTGGCAAAGCTGGGTATGGTAATATATCTTGCAGATGGTCTTGAAAGAAAGCAGGACAAAATAAGGAATTTTTTTACGGGAATTTTGCCATTTTTGATTGTTACAGGCCTGGTTTGCGGGCTGATAGTTATTGAACCACATTTGAGCGCTACGGTACTGGTGGGGATGACGGCTTTTGTCATGCTTTTTGCGGCCGGGGCCAGTATGATTCAGCTTTTTTCTCTTGGTACCGTGGGTTTTGCGGCGGTCATGGTACTTATCTTTACAAAAGGTTACCGTATGGGCAGATTTATTTCCTTTTTAAACCCATGGGAGGATATTCAGGATAAAGGATATCACATTGTCCAATCCCTTTATGCTCTGGGGTCGGGAGGATTGATAGGGGTAGGGCTGGGCCATAGCCGCCAGAAATTTTTTTATCTGCCAGAGCCTCAAACCGATTTTATTTTTGCTATAATAGGAGAAGAACTGGGATTTCTTGGTGCGTGTTTTGTTATTTTACTCTTTATGTTTTTTATCTGGCGGGGTTACAGAACAGCTTTGACAGCTCCGGACCTGTTTGGTAAATTTCTGGCTACGGGTCTTACAACACTTATTGCACTGCAGTTTTTAATAAATATCGCCGTAGTTACGGCATCAATGCCGGTAACGGGTATGCCGCTGCCTTTCATAAGCTACGGCGGATCCTCATTGATAATAACCATGTCGCAGGTAGGCATTCTATTAAATATATCCAGATACACGGAGGCAAAATAA
- a CDS encoding stage V sporulation protein D gives MTVPLTLIKRRLVVLLLFSLIASFTIMGRVFWIQLVRSDELKARAQDQWTMDVPVEPQRGTIYDRNNNPLAISATVDTVMASPPDIIDVEKTATLLSSALNLNKEELVQTITDAKARKRATIYIKRKITDEESAAVRKLNLKGIYFTKENKRFYPERNLASHILGFTGIDSQGLDGAELIYDKYLKGVPGRIVAETDAMSRKLPFGVERYIPPEDGYNLQLTIDKVIQHIAERELEKAIAEHKAKRGTIIVMDPRTGEILALANKPDYDPNNYAKYTPKLWRNPAVSDVYEPGSTFKIVTASAGLEENVVHPEDKFFDPGYAIVSGVRIGCWYHGGHGSQTFIQVVENSCNPGFVSVVQKLGKERFIKYIKGFGFGQTTGIDLPGEAGGLFDPSKIGPVELATISFGQGISVTPIQLITALSAIANDGKMVQPHVARAILDKNGKVIHEFGVTPVRQVISYETAQEMKKILESVVTNGTGGRGKIEGFRVAGKTGTAEKYAAGKYVASYEGFVPADDPKLAALVIIDEPSAGIIYGGQIAGPVFQRVMSDTLNYLGIKPEIPQKQDNVSVKVPDVRNLFVEDAKKILQKEGLAVRVEGEGYVVSSQVPMPGAEVNKNSTVILKVTNSRTNKDPVVIPDLKGRTVKESTDILNAIGLNIDISGSGFAQKQNPPPGIEVGLGTTVKVEFDQKP, from the coding sequence ATGACAGTTCCCCTGACACTGATTAAAAGGAGATTGGTTGTACTCCTTTTATTTTCATTAATTGCAAGTTTTACCATAATGGGCAGGGTTTTCTGGATACAGCTTGTTCGCAGCGACGAACTTAAGGCGCGGGCTCAGGACCAGTGGACAATGGATGTGCCCGTAGAACCACAAAGGGGAACCATATACGATAGAAATAATAACCCCCTGGCCATAAGTGCCACCGTAGATACTGTAATGGCAAGTCCGCCGGATATCATTGATGTGGAAAAGACCGCTACACTTCTTTCTTCGGCGCTCAATTTGAACAAAGAAGAACTTGTTCAGACCATTACCGATGCCAAAGCCAGAAAGAGGGCTACGATTTACATTAAACGAAAGATAACCGATGAGGAATCGGCAGCCGTCCGCAAATTAAACCTTAAAGGCATATATTTTACAAAAGAGAATAAGCGTTTTTATCCCGAGAGGAATCTGGCATCCCACATCCTGGGATTTACCGGAATAGATAGCCAGGGGCTTGATGGAGCAGAATTGATATATGACAAATATCTGAAAGGCGTTCCGGGCAGGATAGTGGCGGAAACCGATGCCATGAGCAGGAAGTTGCCCTTTGGTGTCGAGAGGTACATACCCCCGGAAGATGGGTATAATCTTCAACTTACCATAGATAAGGTTATTCAACATATTGCGGAAAGAGAACTGGAAAAGGCCATCGCAGAGCACAAGGCCAAGAGGGGAACCATCATTGTGATGGACCCCAGGACAGGGGAGATCCTGGCACTGGCCAACAAGCCGGATTATGATCCCAACAATTATGCAAAATATACTCCAAAACTATGGAGAAACCCCGCTGTGTCCGATGTATATGAACCGGGTTCTACATTTAAGATCGTGACTGCGTCGGCGGGCCTTGAAGAAAATGTAGTCCACCCGGAGGATAAATTTTTTGACCCCGGGTATGCCATCGTGTCCGGAGTCCGCATAGGATGCTGGTATCACGGGGGCCACGGGAGCCAGACTTTTATCCAGGTGGTTGAAAACTCGTGCAACCCCGGTTTTGTAAGTGTTGTTCAAAAGCTCGGCAAGGAGCGGTTTATAAAATACATTAAAGGTTTCGGTTTCGGCCAAACCACCGGTATCGATCTGCCGGGAGAAGCCGGAGGACTTTTTGATCCTTCTAAAATAGGGCCTGTGGAGCTGGCGACCATTTCCTTCGGTCAGGGCATTTCGGTGACGCCCATTCAACTCATAACAGCACTGTCCGCCATAGCCAATGACGGCAAGATGGTACAGCCCCATGTGGCCAGAGCTATTCTGGACAAGAATGGCAAGGTAATCCATGAGTTTGGCGTAACTCCGGTAAGGCAGGTCATATCTTACGAAACTGCCCAGGAAATGAAGAAGATACTGGAAAGCGTCGTTACCAACGGTACTGGCGGCAGGGGTAAAATAGAAGGATTTAGAGTAGCGGGTAAGACCGGTACCGCGGAAAAATATGCCGCAGGCAAGTATGTGGCTTCTTACGAAGGGTTTGTCCCTGCCGATGACCCGAAGCTGGCCGCGCTGGTGATTATAGATGAACCATCGGCGGGTATCATATATGGTGGTCAAATAGCGGGACCGGTTTTCCAGAGAGTGATGAGCGACACCTTGAATTACCTCGGAATAAAACCGGAAATTCCTCAAAAACAGGATAATGTATCGGTTAAAGTACCGGATGTACGGAATCTTTTCGTGGAAGATGCCAAAAAGATACTGCAAAAGGAAGGACTGGCAGTCAGGGTAGAGGGAGAGGGATATGTGGTTTCAAGCCAGGTGCCGATGCCTGGAGCCGAGGTCAATAAAAATTCCACGGTGATTTTAAAAGTTACCAATTCCCGAACAAATAAAGACCCGGTGGTGATTCCCGATTTGAAAGGCAGAACTGTCAAGGAATCCACGGATATTTTGAATGCCATAGGCCTGAATATAGATATAAGCGGCAGTGGCTTTGCCCAAAAGCAAAACCCTCCGCCGGGAATCGAAGTAGGCCTGGGTACCACCGTAAAAGTTGAATTTGACCAGAAGCCATAA